The Halorussus salinus genome contains a region encoding:
- a CDS encoding DUF2080 family transposase-associated protein: MGRFEIEGEEVLDGTAKPSGNSAHVIVPKRWRGADVKVVRVSEPSSDE, from the coding sequence ATGGGTAGATTTGAAATCGAAGGCGAAGAAGTCCTCGACGGGACTGCAAAACCGTCGGGTAACAGTGCCCACGTCATCGTTCCCAAACGCTGGCGCGGAGCCGACGTGAAAGTCGTTCGCGTCTCCGAACCCAGTTCAGACGAGTAG
- a CDS encoding Cdc6/Cdc18 family protein, translating into MTSIGFERGKTPYTNRDALLDDYTPDELVGRDDELEEYQQLLNPVIWGDQPSNIFLYGKAGVGKTAATKFMLRTLEQDAQEYDDLDLATLHINCDGLESSYQVAVRIVNSLREPTQQISESGYSKAEVYAMMWEEFDSNAGITLLVLDEVDHVRKDDSILYQLSRARENDNLETARIGVIGISNDMTFRDRLSAKVKSSLCERELSFSDYDATELRQVLEQRREVAFKDESVNDDVIPLCAAYAAQETGDAREALDYLLVAGDLARDANQSTVTVDHVKEAKSTVERQTISKGLADRGEQSQYVAYAVATLDAEGRTPVRTTDVYERYERLVDRTGERVLSTRWVREHLDSLAMLGIISADEINEGAGGGQYKEYELDQAIDVVVDALSDTIDYVGVHESIQQYY; encoded by the coding sequence GTGACTTCCATCGGGTTTGAACGTGGGAAAACGCCCTACACGAACCGGGACGCCCTTCTCGATGATTACACGCCCGACGAACTTGTCGGTCGAGATGACGAACTCGAAGAATACCAGCAACTCCTCAACCCCGTCATCTGGGGCGACCAACCATCGAATATCTTCCTCTATGGGAAAGCTGGTGTTGGGAAAACAGCCGCGACGAAGTTCATGCTTCGAACACTTGAACAGGACGCACAAGAATACGACGACCTCGACCTCGCCACGCTCCACATCAACTGTGACGGACTTGAGTCCAGTTACCAAGTCGCCGTCAGAATCGTCAATAGTCTCCGAGAGCCGACACAGCAAATCAGCGAATCGGGATACTCCAAAGCCGAAGTTTACGCGATGATGTGGGAGGAGTTCGACAGCAACGCCGGTATCACGCTCCTCGTCCTCGACGAAGTCGATCACGTCCGCAAAGACGATTCGATTCTCTACCAGCTTTCCCGAGCACGTGAAAACGACAACCTTGAAACCGCACGAATTGGTGTTATCGGCATTTCCAACGATATGACTTTTCGCGACCGACTGTCCGCGAAAGTCAAATCCTCGCTTTGTGAGCGTGAACTTTCGTTCTCAGACTACGACGCGACCGAACTCCGGCAAGTTCTCGAGCAACGTCGAGAAGTCGCATTCAAAGACGAGAGCGTGAACGATGACGTCATCCCGCTCTGCGCCGCATATGCCGCCCAAGAAACCGGCGACGCCCGTGAAGCACTTGACTACCTTCTCGTTGCTGGCGACCTAGCCCGTGATGCAAACCAAAGCACGGTCACAGTTGACCACGTCAAAGAAGCAAAAAGCACTGTCGAGCGACAGACGATTTCAAAAGGACTTGCTGACCGTGGCGAGCAATCACAGTACGTCGCGTACGCCGTGGCAACACTCGATGCAGAAGGCCGAACCCCTGTTCGGACGACCGACGTATACGAGCGCTACGAACGTCTCGTTGACCGGACCGGTGAACGAGTGCTCTCAACTCGATGGGTGCGTGAACATCTTGACAGTCTCGCCATGCTCGGCATCATCTCCGCAGACGAAATCAACGAGGGCGCAGGCGGCGGCCAATACAAGGAATACGAACTTGACCAAGCCATCGACGTCGTCGTTGATGCTCTCAGCGATACCATCGACTACGTCGGCGTCCACGAAAGCATCCAACAATACTACTGA
- a CDS encoding DUF7342 family protein, whose translation MDTTARVRHVALTRIESRTAEWIAKEAEVSRDTAVTYLERMVEEDDLEVIETDEERSYKSDNVTQFLHEVRALAEVHTLDELSQELNAIGEEIDTWKDTYEVESLTELRQSVGRDDLDSEGRHERLETIDEWVYNIEMREAIQFAISLKNSLTTLGVESPPEESSTNHPHRG comes from the coding sequence ATGGATACGACAGCACGTGTCCGCCATGTAGCGCTAACGCGGATAGAATCACGTACTGCTGAGTGGATTGCTAAGGAGGCAGAGGTCTCTCGCGATACTGCCGTGACGTATCTTGAGAGGATGGTCGAAGAAGATGATCTGGAAGTCATCGAAACGGACGAAGAGAGGAGTTACAAATCAGATAACGTCACGCAGTTTCTTCATGAGGTGCGTGCGCTTGCAGAAGTACACACGCTCGACGAACTCTCACAGGAACTCAACGCAATTGGGGAGGAGATTGATACGTGGAAGGACACCTACGAGGTTGAATCACTCACAGAACTCCGCCAGAGCGTCGGCCGTGACGACCTCGATAGTGAGGGTCGACATGAGCGCCTCGAAACCATCGACGAGTGGGTGTACAACATCGAGATGCGTGAAGCAATTCAATTCGCAATCAGCCTCAAGAATTCGCTCACGACACTCGGAGTGGAGTCGCCTCCCGAGGAGTCATCCACGAACCACCCGCATAGAGGATAG
- a CDS encoding HVO_A0114 family putative DNA-binding protein: MTTLHVTVGDRAQVRENTLNFIQYAKEDELEESDERAVLQFGTYDDFVDSLTPLRLELIKAIATEQPESMREAARLVDRNVSDVHSDLKHLEVVGILELKEGGPGGAIQPAVPFDKIEIHIDYPFLEDGDTESTPASAD; the protein is encoded by the coding sequence ATGACCACGCTTCACGTTACTGTCGGCGACCGAGCGCAGGTTCGTGAGAACACCCTCAACTTCATCCAGTATGCCAAAGAAGACGAGCTAGAAGAGAGTGATGAGCGTGCCGTCCTCCAGTTCGGCACCTACGATGATTTCGTCGACAGCCTCACGCCACTCCGTCTTGAACTCATCAAAGCAATTGCGACCGAACAACCCGAGAGCATGCGTGAGGCCGCCCGCCTCGTTGACCGGAATGTGTCCGATGTCCATTCCGATTTGAAGCACTTGGAGGTAGTCGGAATTCTCGAACTCAAAGAGGGCGGCCCTGGTGGCGCAATCCAGCCAGCCGTGCCCTTCGACAAAATCGAGATACACATCGACTACCCTTTCCTTGAGGATGGGGATACAGAGAGTACACCCGCAAGTGCAGACTAA
- a CDS encoding PemK-like protein, with product MTAFDELERGDIIWGTDPLSDKGRPMLILGTPRFPTHGLQLITVLISTKTYHEESLTLRDDDYEGEPLGERSHVLPWALATLNSAADVEFHMTSLVDERIADVARQLNGYISS from the coding sequence GTGACCGCGTTCGATGAACTGGAGCGCGGTGACATCATCTGGGGAACCGATCCGCTCTCAGACAAAGGTCGCCCGATGCTCATTCTGGGAACACCTCGGTTTCCGACCCACGGCTTGCAACTCATCACGGTCCTGATCTCCACGAAGACCTACCACGAGGAGTCACTCACGCTTCGAGACGACGATTACGAGGGCGAACCACTCGGAGAACGAAGTCACGTTCTTCCGTGGGCGCTCGCGACTCTCAATAGTGCTGCAGACGTGGAGTTCCATATGACCTCCCTCGTTGATGAACGTATCGCGGATGTGGCGAGACAACTGAATGGATATATCTCCTCCTGA